The Flavobacterium commune genome contains a region encoding:
- a CDS encoding F0F1 ATP synthase subunit epsilon — translation MILEIVSPEASLFKGEITSVTLPGVGGSFQILNNHAPIVSLLQKGTVKITAPEFKFSKESAKLFSKVNDQNYTLAISSGTIEMKDNKIIVLAD, via the coding sequence ATGATTTTAGAAATAGTATCACCAGAGGCATCTTTATTCAAAGGAGAAATAACATCAGTAACCTTACCGGGTGTTGGTGGAAGCTTTCAAATTTTAAATAATCACGCTCCAATTGTTTCCTTGCTTCAAAAAGGAACTGTAAAAATTACAGCACCAGAATTTAAGTTTAGCAAAGAATCAGCAAAGTTGTTTTCGAAAGTAAATGATCAAAACTACACTTTAGCTATTTCTTCAGGAACTATTGAAATGAAAGACAACAAAATAATTGTTTTAGCTGACTAA
- a CDS encoding aminotransferase class I/II-fold pyridoxal phosphate-dependent enzyme, which yields MRNLPNILKAKIESRIQNNALRQLPSEANLIDFASNDYLGFSKSELIFNQTHQYLLDNAFVQNGATGSRLLSGNHNLYSITENFISTFHQAETALIFNSGYDTNVGFFSSVPQKGDLILYDELCHASIRDGIQLSYSKSYKFNHNDFEDLERLILRNQNTTIYIVTESVFSMDGDTPNLKELVHLSEKHNCYLVLDEAHALGVFGDKGQGLVQEFDVQDKVFARIMTFGKGLGCHGAAILGSQELKQYLVNFARSFIYTTGLSPHSVATILVAYQFLEKENKDIKLLRENIIHFNQQKNLLGLKPIFVRSKSAIQSVIIPGNEKVKSIAKQLQEKGFDVKAILSPTVPEGQERLRFCLHAFNSKDEISNVLQLLSTFVFGPQI from the coding sequence ATGAGAAATCTACCTAATATCCTTAAAGCAAAAATAGAATCCAGAATTCAAAATAATGCACTACGCCAGTTGCCTTCTGAAGCTAATTTAATTGATTTTGCATCCAATGATTATCTTGGTTTTTCAAAATCAGAGTTGATTTTTAATCAAACGCATCAATATTTATTAGATAATGCTTTTGTTCAAAATGGAGCAACCGGTTCCCGATTGCTTTCTGGAAATCATAATTTATATAGTATAACAGAAAATTTTATTAGCACATTTCATCAAGCTGAAACTGCACTAATTTTTAATTCTGGTTATGATACCAATGTGGGATTCTTTAGTTCTGTTCCTCAAAAAGGAGATTTGATTTTGTATGATGAACTATGTCATGCCTCCATTCGTGACGGAATCCAGTTGTCTTATTCGAAATCTTATAAGTTCAATCATAATGATTTTGAAGATTTAGAGCGATTAATTCTTCGAAATCAAAATACGACTATCTACATTGTTACCGAAAGCGTTTTTTCAATGGATGGAGATACGCCAAACTTGAAAGAATTAGTTCATTTGTCTGAAAAACACAATTGTTATTTAGTTCTTGACGAAGCGCATGCTTTGGGTGTGTTTGGTGATAAAGGTCAAGGTTTGGTTCAGGAATTTGATGTGCAAGACAAAGTTTTTGCGCGAATCATGACTTTTGGAAAAGGCTTGGGTTGTCATGGAGCAGCTATTTTGGGAAGTCAGGAATTGAAACAATATTTGGTAAACTTTGCCCGAAGTTTTATCTATACTACGGGGCTTTCGCCACATTCCGTTGCGACAATTCTGGTTGCTTATCAGTTTTTAGAAAAAGAAAACAAGGATATTAAGTTGCTGCGTGAGAATATCATTCATTTCAATCAGCAAAAGAATTTATTGGGGTTAAAACCCATTTTTGTTCGAAGTAAATCGGCGATTCAGTCGGTTATTATTCCGGGAAATGAAAAGGTTAAATCTATTGCAAAACAACTTCAGGAAAAAGGTTTTGATGTTAAAGCCATACTTTCGCCTACGGTTCCCGAAGGACAGGAAAGACTACGCTTTTGTCTACATGCTTTTAATTCGAAAGATGAAATTTCGAATGTTCTACAATTGTTGAGTACTTTTGTTTTTGGCCCACAGATTTAA
- a CDS encoding GxxExxY protein has translation MSELLHKNITDDILKVYFDIYNHLGYGFLEKVYQNAMYFELQKKGYKVDAQKPIKVYLKGQLIGEYYADLLIEDKVIVELKACELLMNAHVAQLMNYLKATAIEVGLLLNFGEEPEFKRIIYTNDRKKNLSNQR, from the coding sequence ATGAGTGAGTTATTACATAAAAATATAACAGATGATATTTTAAAAGTGTATTTCGATATATACAATCACCTAGGGTATGGTTTTTTAGAAAAAGTATACCAAAACGCAATGTATTTTGAATTACAGAAAAAAGGATATAAAGTTGATGCTCAAAAACCTATAAAAGTATATTTAAAAGGGCAATTGATTGGAGAGTATTACGCAGATTTATTAATTGAAGATAAAGTTATTGTTGAATTAAAAGCATGTGAATTACTTATGAATGCGCATGTTGCTCAACTAATGAATTATTTAAAAGCGACAGCAATTGAAGTTGGTCTTTTGTTAAATTTTGGAGAAGAACCAGAATTTAAACGTATTATTTATACGAATGATAGAAAGAAGAATTTAAGCAATCAGCGATAA
- the bioD gene encoding dethiobiotin synthase: protein MKLFITGIGTDVGKTIASAIITEALEADYWKPIQAGDLNTSDSHKIKSFISNGKTVIHSNSYALNTPASPHLAAQLDNIVIDLGKIEEPVTENHLVVEGAGGLFVPLNNQDCVIDLIKPDYKVIVVSRHYLGSINHTLLTIEALKSRNIAIAGILFNGKENQSTESIILEKTALKCIGRIDEEPYFDQNVIREYADLFRNELLKLQ from the coding sequence ATGAAATTATTTATAACAGGAATTGGTACCGATGTAGGTAAAACTATTGCATCAGCCATTATAACCGAAGCCTTAGAGGCAGATTATTGGAAGCCTATTCAGGCAGGAGATTTAAACACCTCAGACAGTCATAAAATAAAGTCTTTTATCTCAAATGGTAAAACGGTAATTCATTCAAACAGCTATGCTTTAAATACGCCAGCGAGTCCGCATTTGGCTGCTCAATTGGATAACATTGTTATTGATTTAGGAAAAATTGAAGAACCAGTTACAGAGAATCATTTAGTGGTTGAAGGTGCTGGAGGACTTTTTGTTCCACTGAATAATCAAGATTGCGTGATTGATCTGATAAAACCAGATTATAAAGTTATTGTAGTTTCTCGTCATTATTTAGGAAGTATCAATCACACTTTATTAACTATTGAAGCTTTGAAAAGTAGAAATATTGCCATTGCGGGAATTTTGTTTAATGGTAAAGAGAATCAATCTACAGAATCCATCATTTTGGAAAAAACAGCTTTAAAATGTATTGGACGAATTGACGAAGAACCCTATTTTGACCAAAATGTAATTCGTGAATATGCCGATTTATTTCGAAACGAGTTGTTGAAACTTCAATAG
- the bioA gene encoding adenosylmethionine--8-amino-7-oxononanoate transaminase, which yields MNLIEKDSQYLWHPYTQHKTAQTPIAITKGEGALLWDENNKEYIDAIASWWVNPFGHSNKFIADAIYKQLTTLEHVLFGGFTHEPAVKVAEKLIEILPKNQQKIFFSDNGSTSVEVAIKVALQYFFNKGEKRTTIIAFENAFHGDTFAAMAASGISFYTQAFQGMFIDVVRIPVPVKGQEQQSFDALKKVIQEYNCAGFIFEPLVQGAAGMVMYEPNALDELIQICAANNVLTIADEVMTGFGKTGKIFAMDYAEQKPDMMCLSKALTGGTIPMAITTFTQEIFEAFYDDDINKALFHGHTFTANPTGCAAALASFELLQTPEMQANLVRVNANHLAFQERIKNHPKVITTRVLGTIFALEIKKENEESYYGTMRTKLYNFFIENGIILRPVGNIVYILPPYIITDEQLQKVYEVVENALEIV from the coding sequence ATGAATTTAATAGAGAAAGACAGCCAATATCTTTGGCATCCATATACCCAACATAAAACGGCTCAAACCCCTATTGCAATTACAAAAGGCGAAGGTGCTTTGCTTTGGGACGAAAATAATAAAGAATACATCGATGCTATTGCTTCGTGGTGGGTGAATCCTTTCGGGCATAGTAATAAATTCATAGCCGATGCGATTTATAAACAATTAACGACTTTAGAGCATGTTCTCTTTGGAGGTTTTACACATGAACCAGCTGTAAAGGTGGCAGAAAAGTTGATTGAAATTCTTCCTAAAAACCAACAAAAAATATTCTTTTCTGATAATGGTTCGACTTCAGTTGAAGTGGCAATCAAAGTAGCTTTACAGTATTTTTTCAATAAGGGTGAGAAACGAACAACTATAATTGCTTTCGAAAATGCTTTTCACGGCGATACTTTTGCAGCTATGGCAGCAAGTGGAATTTCGTTTTATACCCAGGCTTTTCAAGGAATGTTTATTGATGTGGTGCGTATTCCGGTTCCGGTCAAAGGACAGGAACAGCAAAGTTTTGATGCTTTGAAAAAAGTGATTCAGGAGTATAATTGTGCCGGATTTATCTTTGAACCTTTGGTACAAGGAGCAGCTGGTATGGTAATGTATGAACCGAATGCTTTGGATGAGTTAATCCAAATTTGTGCAGCAAATAATGTGCTTACTATTGCGGATGAAGTCATGACGGGTTTTGGCAAAACAGGAAAAATCTTTGCTATGGATTATGCCGAGCAAAAACCAGATATGATGTGTTTGTCTAAAGCGTTGACAGGTGGAACAATTCCGATGGCGATTACCACTTTTACCCAGGAAATATTTGAAGCTTTTTATGATGATGATATTAATAAAGCCTTATTTCACGGACATACATTTACCGCAAATCCTACGGGTTGCGCTGCAGCATTAGCCAGTTTTGAATTGTTGCAAACTCCCGAAATGCAGGCTAATTTAGTTCGGGTAAATGCCAATCATTTGGCTTTTCAAGAACGTATTAAGAATCATCCAAAAGTTATTACGACCCGTGTTTTGGGGACTATTTTTGCATTGGAAATAAAGAAAGAAAACGAAGAAAGTTATTACGGAACGATGCGTACTAAATTATATAATTTCTTTATCGAAAACGGAATCATTCTGCGTCCGGTAGGGAATATTGTTTACATTTTACCGCCTTATATCATTACGGATGAACAATTACAAAAAGTCTATGAAGTGGTCGAAAATGCATTGGAAATAGTTTAA
- a CDS encoding beta-ketoacyl synthase N-terminal-like domain-containing protein, with amino-acid sequence MSTIISITALASISPLGNDQKTIWKNYLSEKHFFSKKHLDNQESWVASLDENLQQIVAELQQSDIKYKSLDKSVLYAMAASRQAVANAGWDTNSVFGINIGSSRGATDLFEKHFKEYLETGKAQTLASPTTTLGNISSWVGHDLQNTGPEISHSITCSTALHALLNGVAWLRAGMVDKFLIGGSEAPLTDFTIAQMRALKIYSHSEEEYPNQALNFDKKLNSMILGEGAAVCCLEIGKKENALAFIEGIGYATEILEHNISISAEANCFQKSMKMALQNINLEDVDVIVMHAPGTKAGDLTEYKAIQKIFGENLPLLTTNKWKIGHTFGASGILSVELAVLMLQHNQFIGVPFVNGQTQSKPIKKVLVNAVGFGGNAVSVLLSI; translated from the coding sequence TTGTCAACAATAATTTCGATTACAGCTCTAGCATCCATTTCTCCTTTAGGTAATGACCAGAAAACCATTTGGAAAAATTATCTTTCTGAAAAGCATTTTTTTTCTAAAAAGCATTTAGACAATCAGGAAAGCTGGGTGGCTTCGTTAGATGAAAATTTACAGCAAATTGTGGCTGAATTGCAACAATCGGATATTAAATACAAGTCGTTAGACAAATCGGTTTTGTACGCCATGGCTGCTTCGCGTCAAGCGGTTGCAAATGCAGGCTGGGATACCAATTCGGTTTTTGGAATCAATATCGGTTCTTCGCGTGGCGCAACAGATTTATTCGAAAAACATTTTAAGGAATATTTGGAAACAGGTAAGGCGCAAACATTAGCTTCGCCAACAACTACTTTGGGGAATATTTCTTCTTGGGTTGGGCACGATTTGCAAAATACAGGGCCTGAAATTTCGCATTCTATTACTTGTTCTACGGCTTTGCATGCCCTTTTAAATGGTGTGGCCTGGTTGCGTGCCGGAATGGTTGATAAATTTCTTATTGGCGGAAGTGAGGCACCTTTAACTGATTTTACCATTGCTCAGATGCGTGCTTTGAAAATATATTCGCATAGTGAGGAAGAATACCCTAATCAGGCGCTGAATTTCGATAAAAAACTCAATTCGATGATTCTGGGTGAAGGAGCAGCAGTTTGTTGTCTCGAAATAGGGAAGAAAGAGAATGCTTTAGCTTTTATCGAAGGCATTGGCTATGCTACCGAAATTTTGGAGCACAATATTTCTATTTCGGCAGAAGCGAATTGTTTTCAGAAATCGATGAAAATGGCTTTGCAGAATATCAATTTAGAAGATGTTGATGTAATTGTAATGCATGCGCCAGGAACAAAAGCGGGTGATTTGACCGAGTATAAGGCTATTCAAAAAATATTTGGAGAAAACCTTCCGCTGTTAACTACCAATAAGTGGAAAATAGGCCACACTTTTGGTGCTTCGGGAATCTTGAGCGTTGAATTAGCCGTTTTGATGTTGCAACACAATCAATTTATTGGAGTACCTTTTGTGAATGGGCAAACACAAAGCAAACCGATAAAAAAAGTATTGGTAAACGCTGTAGGTTTTGGTGGTAATGCAGTGAGTGTTTTGTTGTCTATTTAA
- a CDS encoding response regulator encodes MTIETAEAKLKKNILIVDDHPFIIQGYKNAITRYEPNRYEFSILEAKDCESAYHVITNPEVSFDIAFLDISMPSYEAMNLYSGEDLAKLILEYMPNCKIIMLTMFTEFLKLKTLINNVNPRGLVIKNDLTFDELLLAFDMVIKDQIYYSKSILAMLESHDNSIEIDLFDKQILFHLSKGTQIQDMPQFIPISLNAIESRKLNLKELLNVVGAEDVELVKAAKNKGLIF; translated from the coding sequence ATGACAATTGAAACTGCTGAAGCAAAGCTCAAAAAGAACATCTTAATTGTTGATGATCACCCTTTTATTATTCAGGGCTATAAAAACGCCATTACCCGTTATGAGCCTAACCGATATGAGTTTTCTATTTTAGAAGCCAAGGATTGTGAATCTGCTTATCACGTTATCACAAATCCTGAAGTTAGTTTTGATATTGCTTTTCTGGACATTAGTATGCCTTCTTATGAAGCAATGAATCTTTATTCGGGAGAAGATTTGGCTAAGTTAATTTTGGAATACATGCCTAATTGTAAGATTATTATGCTTACTATGTTTACGGAATTTTTGAAGTTAAAAACTTTGATTAACAATGTAAATCCAAGAGGTTTGGTGATAAAAAATGATTTAACTTTTGATGAATTGTTGCTTGCTTTTGATATGGTAATAAAAGATCAAATTTATTATAGTAAATCTATCTTGGCAATGCTGGAGTCTCATGATAACTCAATTGAGATTGATTTATTTGATAAGCAAATTTTGTTTCATTTGTCAAAAGGAACTCAAATTCAGGACATGCCTCAGTTTATTCCGATATCATTAAATGCAATTGAATCCAGGAAACTAAATCTTAAAGAGCTGCTTAATGTAGTAGGAGCAGAGGATGTAGAACTTGTAAAAGCTGCTAAAAATAAAGGTTTGATTTTTTAA
- a CDS encoding tetratricopeptide repeat-containing sensor histidine kinase gives MLLFVFFGCTQKKTDKQSIQTSNDSLPVYFTLANDFNLSRQKRLEYIQKANEIVVNQANDSLHRVNLFKIANRYYNIGDWKEYSKAVNLVLTNSENAGDTISMAKAYGYLGDYYLRKSVSDSAFLYYYKAEKIYATLNDNYQLARTIINKAELLFRVGDFIGSEKEVFKGLRIIKEDENEAANEINYDAHNMLGMVYNSMGEYQDAISYHKKALEILDRMQIIGISQTKAISYLNLGLVYVKLKNYKVASDYFLKGIEQQKMDNQDPSVYALLLDNLGYSKFKLGENDSLPDLLYQSLKIRDSLKLNSEIPVNKIHLSEYYHSKNDGAKSLQFAREALVLARKMNMPRETLLSLKQITTIDPQNASSYSKEYIRINEELQQYERKIGEKFSRIQYETDTIKGEYSDLETKNRNLVYFFSGLTILGLFLYIIKAQKTKNRELLYKQQQQKANEDIYNLMISQQNTIEANRVKEKKRVAQELHDGVLGRMFGVRMNLEGLNRFNDDLAVDQRNAYLAELKNIEQDIREISHDLNREKSELINNFVAIVDNLFEEQRKTFSCKLFSSIDSNIKWDLAVNSVKINLYRIIQESLQNINKYASATTVRVELKKQGNNIELTIVDDGVGFNVNLKKKGIGLQNMISRAKECNGEFNVKSKKGEGTTITVVIPLETTTNT, from the coding sequence ATGTTATTATTCGTCTTTTTTGGATGTACCCAAAAAAAGACAGATAAGCAATCAATTCAAACATCCAATGATAGTCTTCCAGTTTATTTTACTTTAGCGAATGATTTTAATCTTTCACGACAAAAAAGATTAGAGTATATTCAAAAAGCTAATGAAATTGTTGTTAATCAGGCTAATGATTCTCTCCATAGAGTAAATCTTTTTAAAATAGCTAACAGATATTATAATATTGGTGACTGGAAGGAGTACAGTAAAGCGGTCAATTTAGTGTTAACTAATTCTGAGAATGCTGGTGATACTATTAGTATGGCGAAAGCTTATGGTTATTTAGGAGATTATTATCTTCGAAAATCGGTTTCTGATTCTGCTTTTTTGTATTATTATAAGGCAGAAAAAATTTATGCTACATTAAATGATAATTATCAACTTGCGAGAACAATTATCAATAAGGCGGAATTGTTGTTTAGAGTGGGTGATTTTATTGGAAGTGAAAAAGAAGTGTTTAAGGGACTTCGCATAATTAAGGAAGATGAAAATGAGGCGGCTAACGAAATTAATTATGATGCCCATAATATGTTAGGTATGGTCTATAATAGTATGGGGGAGTATCAAGATGCAATTTCATATCATAAAAAGGCATTGGAAATTCTTGATAGAATGCAAATAATAGGAATAAGCCAAACTAAGGCAATTTCTTATTTGAATTTAGGTTTAGTGTATGTAAAATTAAAGAACTATAAAGTTGCAAGTGATTATTTCTTAAAAGGAATCGAGCAACAAAAAATGGATAATCAAGATCCTAGTGTTTACGCATTACTTTTGGATAATTTAGGTTATTCTAAGTTTAAATTAGGTGAAAATGATAGTTTGCCAGATTTGCTTTACCAATCTTTAAAAATTAGAGATAGTTTAAAACTCAATTCAGAAATTCCAGTAAATAAAATCCATCTTTCGGAGTATTATCATTCTAAGAATGATGGGGCTAAATCTTTACAGTTTGCAAGAGAAGCACTTGTTTTAGCAAGAAAAATGAATATGCCACGAGAGACTTTGCTCTCTTTGAAACAGATTACAACTATCGATCCTCAAAATGCTTCGAGTTACTCTAAAGAGTACATACGTATTAATGAAGAGTTGCAACAATATGAACGTAAAATTGGAGAGAAATTTTCCCGCATACAATATGAAACAGATACCATTAAAGGAGAGTATTCGGATTTAGAAACTAAAAATCGAAATCTGGTTTATTTCTTTAGTGGTTTGACTATTTTGGGACTCTTTTTGTATATCATCAAAGCACAAAAAACTAAAAACAGAGAGTTGTTGTACAAACAACAGCAACAAAAAGCCAATGAGGATATTTATAACTTAATGATTTCACAACAGAATACTATTGAAGCCAATAGGGTAAAAGAGAAAAAACGTGTGGCTCAGGAGCTCCACGATGGGGTTTTGGGTAGGATGTTTGGTGTGCGAATGAATCTGGAAGGCTTGAATCGGTTTAATGATGATTTAGCCGTTGATCAGCGAAATGCTTATTTGGCTGAATTAAAAAATATTGAGCAGGATATTCGTGAAATTTCACATGATTTGAATAGGGAAAAATCAGAATTAATTAATAACTTCGTTGCAATTGTAGATAATCTTTTTGAGGAACAACGAAAAACTTTCTCCTGTAAATTGTTTTCCAGTATTGATTCGAATATAAAATGGGATTTGGCTGTCAACTCAGTAAAGATTAATTTATATCGAATTATCCAGGAATCTTTGCAAAACATTAATAAGTATGCAAGTGCAACAACAGTTAGGGTAGAGTTGAAAAAACAGGGAAACAATATCGAATTAACTATCGTTGATGATGGGGTAGGTTTTAATGTTAATTTGAAGAAAAAAGGGATTGGCTTGCAAAATATGATTTCGCGAGCTAAAGAATGTAATGGTGAATTTAATGTGAAATCTAAAAAAGGGGAAGGAACAACAATTACGGTTGTAATTCCGTTAGAAACAACAACTAATACCTAA
- a CDS encoding LytR/AlgR family response regulator transcription factor — MNYSYVIIDDNQENVLETKAVADGFSELSFVGSANNYEEGLNLILESNPQLVFLEIDPANKKSNLSLALINELYRYLNVIPKIVITTSKKDLAFEAIQYQVTDYLLKPLARIDFVKLVLKLNKTVVVKEIPAVEVVKEEEDEKPAYIVQHDAAPLTQPLILCIKSYGDYRYIDARDICYLQADNNSTDIHLNTGETVTAFKTLKHFESVLSFPFVRIHNSYIVNSQSISRIHTGNAVCYIKNSAAKIPFSKSYKTNIDLIISEISNGNYLEI, encoded by the coding sequence ATGAATTATTCGTACGTTATTATTGATGACAATCAAGAAAATGTTTTGGAGACCAAAGCTGTAGCTGATGGTTTTTCAGAACTTTCCTTTGTGGGTTCAGCAAATAATTACGAAGAAGGTTTGAACTTAATATTAGAGTCCAATCCGCAACTGGTTTTTCTTGAAATTGACCCTGCAAATAAGAAAAGCAATTTGTCTTTAGCACTTATTAATGAGTTGTATCGTTATCTAAATGTTATTCCTAAAATTGTAATTACTACCTCTAAGAAGGATTTGGCTTTTGAAGCAATCCAATATCAGGTTACTGATTACTTGTTGAAACCTTTGGCTCGAATTGATTTTGTTAAGCTGGTTTTGAAATTAAATAAGACTGTTGTCGTAAAAGAAATTCCCGCTGTGGAAGTTGTAAAAGAAGAAGAGGATGAAAAACCAGCTTATATTGTACAGCATGATGCGGCTCCGTTAACTCAGCCACTTATTTTATGTATTAAATCTTATGGCGATTACAGGTATATCGATGCAAGGGATATTTGTTACTTACAAGCTGATAATAACTCGACGGATATTCATTTAAATACAGGAGAAACGGTTACTGCATTCAAGACTCTAAAGCATTTTGAAAGTGTTTTGTCTTTTCCTTTTGTACGCATTCATAACAGTTATATTGTAAACAGTCAGTCTATTTCAAGAATTCACACTGGAAATGCAGTGTGTTACATTAAGAATTCAGCAGCAAAAATACCTTTCTCTAAATCCTATAAGACTAATATTGATCTTATTATTTCCGAAATCTCAAACGGGAATTATTTAGAGATTTAA
- a CDS encoding glycine--tRNA ligase: MAKQEDIFKNVVSHAKEYGFIFPSSEVYDGLSAVYDYAQNGVELKKNIREYWWKAMVQMNDNIVGLDAAILMHPTTWKASGHVDAFNDPLIDNKDSKKRYRADVLIEDYAEKLNQKAIKEIEKARVRFGDAFNEAEFVSTNTRVVEYKAKEREILERMARSLGNEDLADVKALIEELEIACPESGSRNWTEVKQFNLMFGTKLGASADSAMDLYLRPETAQGIFVNFLNVQKSGRMKVPFGIAQTGKAFRNEIVARQFIFRMREFEQMEMQFFVRPGEEMKHYEFWKEARLKWHLSLGLGRENYRFHDHEKLAHYANAAADIEFNFPFGFKELEGIHSRTDFDLKAHEQYSGRKLQYFDPELNENYVPYVVETSVGLDRMFLAVFATSLKEETLEDGSTRTVLKLPAVLAPTKAAVLPLVKKDGLPEIAHQIIADLKWDFNVAYDEKDAVGRRYRRQDALGTPFCITVDHQTVEDQTVTIRHRDTMKQDRVKIADLKSIIENEVSMRNWLMKM; the protein is encoded by the coding sequence ATGGCAAAACAAGAAGATATTTTTAAGAATGTAGTTTCGCATGCAAAGGAGTACGGATTTATTTTTCCGTCAAGCGAAGTTTACGATGGTTTAAGTGCAGTTTATGATTATGCACAAAACGGAGTTGAGTTAAAAAAGAACATCCGCGAGTATTGGTGGAAAGCAATGGTTCAAATGAACGATAATATTGTAGGACTTGATGCTGCAATATTAATGCACCCAACTACATGGAAAGCTTCAGGACACGTAGATGCTTTTAACGATCCATTGATTGATAATAAAGATTCGAAAAAACGATATAGAGCCGATGTTTTAATTGAAGATTATGCCGAAAAGCTAAATCAAAAAGCAATTAAAGAAATCGAAAAAGCAAGAGTTCGTTTTGGAGATGCTTTCAACGAGGCTGAATTTGTTTCGACAAATACCAGAGTGGTTGAATATAAGGCTAAAGAAAGAGAAATTCTGGAAAGAATGGCTCGTTCTCTTGGAAATGAAGATTTGGCTGATGTAAAAGCTTTAATCGAGGAGTTGGAAATTGCTTGCCCGGAATCAGGTTCCAGAAACTGGACTGAAGTAAAGCAGTTCAATTTGATGTTTGGTACTAAATTAGGTGCTTCTGCTGATTCGGCGATGGATTTGTATTTGCGTCCGGAAACAGCTCAGGGAATTTTTGTGAATTTTCTGAATGTTCAAAAATCAGGAAGAATGAAAGTTCCTTTTGGAATTGCTCAGACAGGTAAAGCATTTAGAAATGAAATCGTTGCCAGACAATTCATTTTCCGTATGCGTGAATTTGAACAAATGGAAATGCAATTTTTTGTACGTCCGGGAGAAGAAATGAAGCATTATGAATTCTGGAAAGAAGCTCGTTTAAAATGGCATTTGTCCTTAGGTTTAGGAAGAGAGAATTACCGTTTCCATGATCATGAAAAATTGGCTCACTATGCCAATGCGGCAGCTGATATCGAATTTAATTTCCCATTTGGATTCAAAGAATTGGAAGGAATTCACTCGCGTACTGATTTTGATTTAAAAGCACACGAACAATATTCAGGAAGAAAATTACAATATTTTGATCCTGAACTGAATGAAAATTACGTTCCTTATGTGGTGGAAACTTCTGTGGGATTAGACAGAATGTTTCTTGCAGTTTTTGCTACTTCTTTAAAGGAAGAAACTTTGGAAGATGGTTCGACAAGAACAGTGTTGAAATTGCCTGCAGTTTTGGCTCCAACTAAAGCTGCTGTATTACCATTAGTTAAAAAAGACGGATTGCCGGAAATTGCACATCAAATTATTGCCGATTTGAAATGGGATTTCAACGTGGCTTATGATGAGAAAGATGCAGTTGGTCGTCGTTACAGAAGACAAGATGCGTTAGGTACTCCATTTTGTATTACAGTAGATCATCAAACTGTAGAAGATCAAACGGTGACTATTCGTCATAGAGATACAATGAAACAAGATCGTGTTAAAATAGCCGATTTAAAATCGATTATTGAAAATGAAGTTTCGATGAGAAACTGGTTGATGAAAATGTAA
- a CDS encoding ComF family protein — MFKSILNLFFPKSCSACDAILLANEKVICSICRHHIPLTNHHLLTENEAFKKFYGRISVEYASAFLYFHKKGIVQKLIHNLKYKGHEEIGTLLGEWYTEDLKETISSLKADEIIPVPLHPKKFRERGYNQVTTFGKSLAEKLELNYNETILFRKVYSKTQSKKNLLGRTEGIETVFDVHFSEKDHNKHFVIIDDVITTGATLEACGRALLKIPGAKISIICMAMAQS; from the coding sequence ATGTTTAAAAGCATCCTAAATCTATTCTTCCCAAAAAGCTGCTCAGCCTGTGATGCTATTTTACTCGCCAACGAAAAAGTAATTTGCAGCATTTGCCGGCACCATATTCCGCTTACCAATCATCATTTATTAACAGAAAACGAAGCTTTTAAAAAATTTTATGGTCGAATTTCGGTCGAATACGCTTCAGCATTTCTTTATTTTCATAAAAAGGGAATTGTGCAAAAACTAATTCACAATTTAAAATACAAAGGTCACGAAGAAATAGGAACACTTCTGGGCGAATGGTACACCGAAGATTTAAAAGAAACTATTTCGTCTCTAAAAGCCGATGAAATAATTCCGGTTCCGTTACATCCAAAAAAGTTTAGAGAAAGAGGCTACAATCAGGTAACTACTTTTGGAAAATCACTTGCCGAAAAACTGGAACTCAATTATAACGAGACCATTTTATTTCGAAAAGTATATTCAAAAACCCAATCCAAGAAAAATCTATTAGGCAGAACCGAGGGAATTGAAACTGTTTTCGATGTTCATTTCAGTGAAAAAGACCACAATAAACATTTTGTCATTATTGACGATGTAATCACAACAGGTGCCACACTCGAAGCCTGCGGTCGTGCCTTATTGAAAATTCCCGGAGCTAAAATCAGCATTATTTGTATGGCAATGGCACAATCTTAA